In Lotus japonicus ecotype B-129 chromosome 5, LjGifu_v1.2, one genomic interval encodes:
- the LOC130720047 gene encoding glutathione S-transferase T3-like, which translates to MSSYPPQNQSPHTGGNVHNSQYQMFPYTSQNQPLHPDENFTNPQYPMYPPQYQFQSQAPPTGSTGSKVSDTQCEATPDDTQHEGLDDIDLEDEDQSSGKKRTRWRVKDDLLLVQSWLNISKDPTVGTDQTAAKFWDRIRDQFDEYRDFDTPPRTGKMLKCRFGKLSKDIQFFTGCYNKVTTPWKSGHSEKDIMAEAHALFQVDHKKDFTHENVWRMVKDEPKWKGQSMKTNSRGQKKSGAGADGTSTDPSASIDCDEYEATPPTTRLKGKKAEKRKAKTTDTASSTLSFAPHPDVLAMGKAKMEMMANFREIRNRELDLQQADQQLKQSELQLRQEELKFKKAENFRAYMDILNKNTSGMNDEELRTHNALRAFALSELGMS; encoded by the coding sequence ATGTCTTCatatccacctcaaaaccaaTCGCCTCACACCGGTGGCAATGTTCATAATTCTCAGTACCAAATGTTTCCATATACATCTCAAAACCAACCACTTCACCCTGATGAAAATTTCACAAATCCACAATACCCCATGTATCCACCACAATACCAATTTCAAAGCCAAGCCCCTCCTACTGGTAGCACtggttcaaaagtctctgatacACAATGTGAGGCTACGCCTGATGATACACAACACGAgggtctagatgatattgatcttgaagaTGAGGATCAATCTTCTGGAAAGAAACGCACCAGATGGAGGGTTAAAGACGATTTACTTCTTGTTCAATCATGGCTCAACATTTCTAAGGATCCGACGGTGGGAACTGATCAAACGGCAGCAAAGTTTTGGGATAGGATCCGCGACCAATTTGATGAGTACCGTGACTTTGACACTCCTCCGAGGACAGGGAAGATGCTGAAATGTCGTTTTGGAAAATTGAGTAAAGATATTCAATTCTTTACCGGTTGCTACAACAAAGTTACCACTCCttggaaaagtggacactcagaGAAGGATATCATGGCTGAGGCGCATGCCCTATTTCAGGTAGACCATAAAAAAGATTTCACACATGAGAATGTATGGCGGATGGTGAAAGATGAACCAAAGTGGAAGGGACAATCAATGAAAACCAATTCAAGGGGACAAAAGAAGTCAGGAGCTGGCGCCGACGGAACATCGACTGACCCAAGTGCATCAATTGATTGCGACGAATATGAGGCAACACCACCAACAACTCGCCTGAAGGGCAAGAAGGCAGAGAAGAGAAAGGCCAAAACAACAGATACTGCGTCAAGTACTCTATCTTTTGCTCCTCACCCTGATGTGTTAGCCATGGGGAAGGCTAAAATGGAAATGATGGCAAATTTTAGGGAGATAAGGAACAGAGAACTAGATTTGCAACAAGCTGACCAACAACTGAAACAAAGTGAACTGCAATTGAGACAGGAAGAACTCAAATTTAAGAAGGCGGAGAACTTTCGGGCATATATGGATATCCTTAACAAGAACACATCTGGAATGAACGATGAGGAGTTGCGTACGCATAACGCACTACGTGCTTTCGCCTTAAGTGAACTAGGAATGTCTTAA
- the LOC130720046 gene encoding uncharacterized protein LOC130720046: MDPNNLPDWNTFYNECVEDFMNDTFVEDMMQQEMEFYQQQQQHANTVRPKKTRRVIKRDREAGNERLMKDYFSENPVYTEELFRRRFRMRKHVFLRIVEALGSYNPYFLMSVDAVGRQGLSPLQKYTAAIRMLAYGSPADSVDEYVRIGESTAIECLKNFVEGVCEVFGGQYLRRPNEEDMTRLLQWGESRGFPGSNNDITVLNQSPVFNEVLRGAAPMVKFRVNETMYHMGYYLADGIYPEWGTFVKTIPMPQGEKKQKFAKRQEAARKDVERAFGVLQSRFAIVNNDISDAEVLSGPIPAFRNMLERRAHQIEKSIHRQLQADLVEHIWDLPEIDNNET; the protein is encoded by the exons ATGGATCCAAACAATTTACCCGACTGGAACACATTTTACAACGAATGTGTGGAGGATTTTATGAATGACACGTTCGTTGAAGATATGATGCAGCAGGAGATGGAGTtctatcaacaacaacaacaacatgccAACACCGTTAGGCCCAAGAAAACAAGAAGAGTAATAAAGAGAGATCGTGAAGCTGGGAACGAGCGGTTGATGAAGGACTACTTCTCTGAAAATCCTGTATACACGGAAGAGCTTTTCCGACGAAGGTTTCGAATGCGAAAGCATGTGTTCCTCAGAATTGTAGAGGCCCTTGGGTCTTATAACCCGTACTTTTTAATGTCCGTTgatgcagttggaagacaaGGTCTATCACCATTACAAAAGTACACCGCCGCTATTCGTATGTTAGCGTATGGATCACCTGCTGACAGTGTTGATGAATACGTTAgaattggtgaaagtactgcaattgagtgctTAAAGAATTTTGTAGAAGGTGTGTGTGAAGTATTTGGTGGGCAATACTTGAGGCGTCCAAACGAGGAAGACATGACACGCCTACTTCAATGGGGGGAGTCTCGTGGATTTCCAG gCTCAAATAATGACATTACTGTGCTAAACCAATCTCCGGTGTTTAATGAGGTTTTGCGTGGAGCTGCTCCCATGGTGAAATTTAGAGTGAATGAAACAATGTATCACATGGGATACTATCTAGCAGACGGTATCTATCCCGAGTGGGGtacatttgtgaagaccatcccAATGCCACAAGGAGAAAAAAAGCAAAAGTTTGCCAAAAGACAAGAAGCAGCAAGAAAGGACGTGGAACGTGCATTCGGAGTGCTCCAATCTCGGTTTGCGATT gtcaataatgacatatcGGATGCTGAAGTATTAAGCGGTCCTATTCCCGCTTTTAGAAATATGTTGGAAAGGAGAGCACATCAAATTGAAAAGTCAATCCATCGCCAacttcaagcagacttggtggagcatatCTGGGACCTTCCTGAAATCGATAATAATGAAACTTAA